A genomic window from Flavobacterium phycosphaerae includes:
- a CDS encoding NAD(P)H-hydrate dehydratase, with protein MISIDLHSIQNIFKKRGPESHKGHHGHALIIAGSKSKMGAAIIAAKSALRAGAGLVTINIPKKERTTVFSSVPEAMIEFREEKNHWEKYNAMAIGPGLGTDTQAERKLEILIDTVNKPIVFDADALTILANNSKLMAKLSAKAILTPHAKEFDRLFGNHDSEAARRQTAISQAIQHQCIIVLKGHKTFITDGTASFENTTGNSGLAKGGSGDALTGILTAFLAQGYQPINAAILGVYLHGLAADITLETQSPESMLITDVIENLGKAFYQIQK; from the coding sequence ATGATCAGCATCGATTTACATAGCATCCAAAATATTTTCAAAAAACGAGGGCCCGAATCCCATAAAGGCCATCATGGACACGCTTTGATTATAGCCGGAAGCAAATCTAAAATGGGTGCCGCGATTATTGCCGCAAAATCGGCGCTTCGCGCCGGAGCCGGTTTGGTGACTATCAACATCCCGAAAAAAGAACGAACCACAGTTTTCTCCTCAGTGCCGGAAGCAATGATTGAGTTCAGAGAAGAAAAAAACCATTGGGAAAAATACAATGCCATGGCTATCGGACCGGGTTTAGGAACAGATACTCAAGCGGAACGCAAACTGGAAATTTTAATCGATACGGTTAATAAACCGATAGTTTTTGATGCCGATGCCCTGACCATTTTGGCTAACAACTCCAAACTGATGGCTAAACTTTCGGCAAAGGCAATCCTGACACCGCACGCAAAAGAGTTTGACAGATTGTTCGGGAATCATGACTCGGAAGCAGCAAGACGACAAACGGCAATCAGCCAAGCCATCCAACACCAGTGCATTATCGTTTTAAAAGGACACAAAACATTTATTACCGACGGTACCGCTTCTTTTGAAAACACCACCGGCAACTCGGGTTTAGCCAAAGGAGGCTCCGGCGATGCATTGACCGGAATACTTACCGCATTTTTAGCCCAAGGCTATCAGCCAATAAACGCAGCAATACTCGGAGTTTATCTTCACGGCTTGGCCGCTGATATTACCCTTGAAACTCAAAGTCCCGAAAGCATGTTGATTACCGATGTGATTGAAAACCTCGGTAAAGCCTTCTACCAAATTCAAAAATAA
- the tatA gene encoding twin-arginine translocase TatA/TatE family subunit produces MGSMGISEWLVILVVVLLLFGGKKIPELMKGLGTGVREFKEAAKGEDKTPETKKEEEK; encoded by the coding sequence ATGGGAAGTATGGGAATATCAGAATGGCTAGTAATATTGGTCGTTGTTTTATTATTATTTGGTGGTAAAAAAATTCCGGAATTAATGAAAGGTCTTGGTACCGGAGTTAGAGAATTCAAGGAAGCTGCCAAAGGAGAGGATAAAACGCCTGAAACTAAAAAAGAAGAAGAGAAATAA
- a CDS encoding SdpI family protein — translation METYVIYFIENTLFISFLVGFIFLITAAITLKFPPKKINDLYGYRTTASMKNQEVWDFAQRYSGIKMIQVAVFLMLVSFINVFLKLQVDLQLVVGIAFIIAGVIYLFFSTEKAIKTNFPNQE, via the coding sequence ATGGAAACCTACGTCATTTATTTTATTGAAAACACACTGTTCATTTCCTTTTTAGTGGGCTTCATTTTTTTGATTACGGCAGCCATCACGTTGAAATTTCCACCCAAGAAAATCAATGATTTATACGGTTACCGAACGACTGCTTCAATGAAAAATCAAGAAGTTTGGGATTTTGCCCAACGATATTCGGGCATAAAGATGATTCAAGTAGCGGTGTTTTTGATGCTGGTTTCTTTTATCAATGTGTTCTTAAAACTGCAAGTAGATTTACAACTGGTCGTTGGGATTGCTTTTATAATAGCGGGTGTCATTTACTTATTTTTTTCGACTGAAAAAGCCATTAAAACCAATTTTCCAAACCAAGAATAA
- a CDS encoding M23 family metallopeptidase, whose translation MSEKRLKRKILKKKLFTKNRLVILNEDTFAEVFSLRLTLMNVFVVATIGALLIIFVTTYIIAFTPLREYIPGYASSKLKRDATELALKSDSLSNALKKNEAYIASIKKILTGDLDYAKFSKDSITAATVEPVSEDDMKPSKADLQLREEVAREDKYNLFEKAKPKVSVVLFPPVKGMVTDKFNPREKHYAVDIALAKNTPIKSILSGTVIFADWTPNTGNVVIIRHNNGFISVYKHAASVTVAQGDTVRTGEVIALAGSTGQESTGVHLHFELWKDGYPIDPSIFIEFE comes from the coding sequence ATGTCGGAAAAACGACTCAAGCGTAAAATTCTAAAGAAAAAACTATTCACAAAAAACCGCTTGGTTATTTTGAATGAGGATACTTTTGCCGAAGTTTTTTCATTGCGTTTGACCTTAATGAATGTCTTTGTGGTGGCCACTATTGGCGCCTTACTGATTATTTTTGTCACAACTTACATCATTGCTTTTACGCCTTTGCGCGAATATATTCCGGGCTATGCTTCCTCTAAATTAAAAAGAGACGCCACCGAATTGGCCTTGAAATCAGACTCCTTATCCAATGCCTTGAAGAAAAACGAAGCCTATATTGCTTCTATCAAAAAGATACTGACCGGCGATTTAGATTATGCGAAATTTAGTAAAGATTCGATAACAGCCGCCACGGTCGAACCGGTTTCCGAGGACGACATGAAGCCTTCCAAAGCCGATTTACAATTGCGCGAAGAAGTGGCGCGAGAAGACAAATACAATCTTTTTGAAAAGGCAAAACCAAAGGTAAGTGTAGTGCTTTTTCCACCGGTCAAAGGGATGGTCACCGATAAATTCAACCCGAGGGAAAAACATTATGCTGTTGATATAGCTTTAGCCAAAAATACTCCGATAAAATCTATTTTGAGTGGGACAGTAATTTTTGCCGATTGGACGCCTAACACCGGCAACGTGGTTATCATCAGACACAACAATGGTTTTATTTCGGTGTATAAACATGCGGCCTCGGTAACGGTGGCTCAAGGCGATACCGTCAGAACCGGAGAAGTGATTGCTTTGGCAGGGTCGACCGGGCAAGAATCTACCGGAGTGCATTTGCATTTTGAATTATGGAAAGACGGCTACCCGATTGACCCGAGTATTTTTATTGAATTTGAATAA
- a CDS encoding helix-turn-helix domain-containing protein, with protein sequence MIRLNITRILKMKGITEPNQFFIERGHSPSYTYDLLRNNLNSLSMKKLEMLCRDLNCTPNDLLTYIPEKGKMVLPDHALHSLTKTETGTEVNQLLHNLPLEKIEELYRVLKGTPESE encoded by the coding sequence ATGATACGATTAAACATTACTCGAATTTTGAAGATGAAAGGAATCACCGAACCCAATCAGTTTTTTATTGAACGGGGACATTCGCCAAGTTATACTTATGATTTGTTGCGCAATAACCTGAATTCGCTGTCGATGAAAAAGCTGGAAATGCTTTGCCGGGATTTGAATTGTACGCCCAATGATTTGCTGACCTACATTCCTGAAAAAGGTAAAATGGTCCTTCCCGATCATGCGCTGCACAGCCTAACCAAAACGGAAACCGGTACGGAAGTGAACCAATTGCTCCATAATTTGCCTTTGGAAAAAATTGAAGAATTATACCGTGTACTCAAAGGCACTCCTGAGTCGGAATAA